The proteins below are encoded in one region of Aequorivita iocasae:
- a CDS encoding glycosyltransferase family 2 protein — protein MSKIIKVIIPAYNEEASIGKVIAEIPDIVSEIIVVNNNSTDTTAEVAKKAGATVLFQPQAGYGNACLKGMEYISEEKTKPEIIVFLDGDYSDYPSELPQIVAPIIENNIDFVVGARVKALRESGSMTFPQRFGNELATKLMRLFFNSKFTDLGPFRAIKYEKLLSLNMEDKTYGWTVEMQLKVLKKKFTYAEVPVKYKNRIGVSKVSGTVKGAIFAGVKILSWIFKYSFKK, from the coding sequence ATGTCCAAAATTATTAAAGTAATAATTCCCGCCTATAATGAAGAAGCCTCTATAGGGAAAGTGATTGCTGAAATTCCGGATATCGTTTCAGAAATAATTGTGGTCAACAATAACTCTACCGACACTACTGCCGAAGTTGCCAAAAAGGCGGGTGCCACAGTACTGTTTCAACCACAAGCCGGCTACGGAAACGCCTGCTTAAAAGGGATGGAATACATTTCAGAAGAAAAAACAAAACCAGAAATAATAGTTTTTCTCGATGGCGATTACAGTGATTACCCTTCGGAGTTGCCGCAAATCGTAGCTCCTATTATAGAGAATAATATAGATTTTGTAGTGGGTGCACGGGTAAAAGCATTGCGAGAATCTGGGTCGATGACTTTTCCCCAGCGCTTTGGCAATGAATTGGCAACAAAACTGATGAGACTTTTTTTCAATTCAAAATTTACCGACCTGGGACCCTTTCGTGCCATTAAATATGAAAAATTGCTTTCCCTAAACATGGAGGACAAAACCTATGGCTGGACTGTGGAAATGCAACTGAAAGTTTTGAAAAAGAAATTTACATATGCTGAAGTGCCTGTAAAATATAAAAACCGCATCGGGGTCTCCAAAGTTTCGGGTACGGTAAAAGGTGCTATCTTTGCGGGCGTAAAAATCCTTAGCTGGATCTTTAAATACAGTTTCAAAAAATGA
- a CDS encoding cellulose synthase family protein, producing MILESIIIAVYSIALLLIFMYALAQLNLLFNYLKARKSNKYSPTFDFSNEEEVPLVTIQLPVYNELYVMERLLDNIAEIDYPAEKFEIQVLDDSTDESFEETARHIKALQKTGLDIHHVTRENRKGFKAGALKEGLKTAKGEYIAIFDADFLPKKNWLKNTIPYFKDEKIGVVQTRWGHLNRDYSILTRVQAFALDAHFTLEQVGRNSKGHFINFNGTAGVWRKECILDAGNWEGDTLTEDLDLSYRAQLKNWKFKYLEEVETPAELPVVISAARSQQFRWNKGGAENFQKMAWRVFKSHDISAKTKIHSFLHLLNSTMFLNILIVAILSIPMLYIKNEYEHLKLYFYVMSFFVASTIIFFICYWFTYKTIYGGGFKHFVKYSAMFFTFFSVAMGFSLHNSIAVLEGHFGKKSEFIRTPKFNISTLKESWKGNKYLAKNISPNVIFEGILMLYFAFGMYSAFVVGDQGGDFGLFPFHLMLFLGFGFVFFKSLTSKA from the coding sequence ATGATTCTTGAATCAATAATCATTGCCGTTTATTCCATTGCCCTGCTCCTCATTTTTATGTATGCCTTGGCGCAGTTGAATTTGTTATTCAACTATTTAAAGGCTCGAAAAAGCAATAAATATTCACCAACATTTGATTTTTCAAATGAAGAAGAAGTTCCCTTGGTAACCATCCAACTTCCGGTTTATAACGAGCTTTACGTAATGGAACGTCTGCTGGATAATATAGCCGAAATTGATTATCCAGCGGAAAAGTTTGAAATACAAGTGCTTGACGACAGCACCGATGAATCTTTTGAGGAAACCGCAAGGCACATTAAAGCGCTTCAGAAAACAGGTTTGGACATTCATCATGTAACGCGCGAAAACCGTAAAGGTTTTAAAGCTGGCGCGCTGAAAGAAGGCTTAAAAACTGCCAAAGGCGAATATATAGCTATTTTTGATGCAGATTTTCTTCCAAAGAAAAATTGGTTAAAAAATACCATACCATATTTTAAAGATGAGAAAATTGGAGTGGTGCAAACCCGCTGGGGGCATTTAAACCGTGACTACTCCATACTTACGCGTGTTCAAGCCTTTGCGCTCGATGCACATTTCACTTTGGAACAGGTGGGAAGAAACAGCAAAGGACATTTTATAAATTTCAATGGAACGGCGGGCGTTTGGCGAAAGGAATGCATTCTGGACGCCGGCAACTGGGAAGGCGACACACTTACCGAAGATTTGGACCTCAGCTACCGTGCGCAGCTTAAAAACTGGAAATTTAAATATTTGGAAGAAGTTGAAACCCCGGCGGAACTTCCGGTGGTTATCAGTGCGGCGCGTTCCCAACAATTTAGGTGGAACAAAGGCGGAGCCGAAAATTTTCAGAAAATGGCGTGGCGTGTTTTTAAAAGCCACGATATTTCTGCGAAAACCAAAATACACAGCTTTCTGCATTTGCTAAACAGCACCATGTTTTTGAACATTTTGATAGTGGCAATTTTAAGCATTCCGATGCTTTATATCAAAAATGAATACGAACATTTGAAATTGTACTTCTATGTGATGAGCTTTTTTGTCGCCAGCACGATTATTTTTTTCATCTGTTATTGGTTTACTTACAAAACTATCTATGGCGGCGGTTTTAAACATTTTGTGAAATATTCAGCTATGTTTTTCACCTTTTTTTCAGTAGCAATGGGCTTTTCACTACACAATTCCATTGCAGTCTTGGAAGGACATTTTGGTAAGAAAAGCGAATTTATACGTACCCCAAAATTCAATATAAGTACTTTAAAGGAAAGCTGGAAAGGCAATAAATACCTGGCCAAAAACATCTCACCAAATGTGATTTTTGAAGGTATTTTAATGCTCTATTTCGCCTTTGGGATGTACAGTGCCTTTGTGGTTGGCGATCAAGGAGGCGATTTTGGACTGTTCCCGTTTCACCTCATGCTTTTTTTGGGATTTGGGTTTGTGTTTTTTAAATCATTGACTTCAAAAGCATAG
- a CDS encoding FMN-binding negative transcriptional regulator → MYPPPHHQSHDIEKMISVIKHFPLGMLVTAKDKKPYITHIPFIYNETTKKLVAHIDRSNPQMETMTENARVTVVFKGPDTYISPSIYITPQLPTWNYIIVHITGSLQLINDPEAAKQTIVNMTEFLEGEAQKFILKKDDPRMERLIDYIQAFEIEITNWEGKLKLSQDKIPQDFENAKEELIKKSRNDVSGFINKIFE, encoded by the coding sequence ATGTATCCACCCCCGCACCACCAAAGCCACGATATTGAAAAAATGATTTCCGTTATCAAGCATTTTCCTTTGGGAATGTTAGTTACGGCGAAGGATAAAAAACCCTACATCACGCACATTCCCTTTATTTACAATGAAACCACCAAAAAATTGGTTGCCCATATAGACCGCAGCAATCCACAAATGGAAACAATGACTGAAAACGCGAGAGTTACGGTAGTTTTCAAAGGGCCAGATACCTACATTTCGCCTAGTATATATATTACGCCACAATTACCCACCTGGAATTATATCATCGTTCATATTACAGGCAGCCTTCAACTTATAAATGATCCGGAAGCGGCTAAGCAAACAATTGTAAACATGACCGAATTTTTGGAAGGCGAAGCACAAAAATTCATTCTAAAAAAAGACGACCCACGCATGGAGCGTTTGATAGATTACATTCAAGCTTTTGAAATAGAAATTACCAATTGGGAAGGGAAATTAAAGCTTTCACAAGATAAAATCCCCCAGGATTTTGAGAATGCGAAAGAGGAATTAATAAAAAAATCCCGAAACGATGTTTCGGGATTTATCAATAAAATATTTGAATAA
- a CDS encoding UDP-N-acetylmuramate--L-alanine ligase, giving the protein MKIHFIAIGGSAMHNLALALHQKGDTVTGSDDEIFEPSKSRLKNKGLLPEKEGWFPEKLSSEIDAVILGMHAKADNPELLKAKELGLIIYSYPEFLYEQSKNKTRVVIGGSHGKTTITSMILHVMNYHGKDVDYMVGAQLEGFDTMVKITDDNDFMVIEGDEYLSSPIDRRPKFHLYKPNIALLSGIAWDHINVFPTYENYVEQFEIFLKEITNGGAIIYNEEDAEVKRVVEAAANPIKKYPYQTPAYSVEDGTTLLETPEGPMPVEIFGKHNLNNLEGARWICQLMGVDADDFYEAIATFKGASKRLEKIAETKTAVAYKDYAHSPSKVKATTQAVKNQYPERKLIACLELHTYSSLNPEFLKEYKGTLDAADSAVVFYSPHAVMIKQLEEIKGEQIDEAFDRDDLVVFTNPADFKTYLFSQDYDNTCLLLMSSGNYGGLDFEEVKKYLK; this is encoded by the coding sequence ATGAAAATCCACTTTATAGCCATAGGCGGCAGCGCAATGCACAACCTTGCATTGGCATTACATCAAAAAGGAGATACTGTAACAGGGAGCGACGACGAGATTTTTGAACCATCTAAAAGCAGATTGAAAAACAAAGGTCTTTTACCAGAAAAAGAAGGCTGGTTTCCCGAAAAGTTATCTTCGGAAATTGATGCAGTAATTCTCGGAATGCACGCCAAAGCGGACAATCCAGAACTTTTAAAGGCGAAGGAACTGGGTTTAATAATTTACAGTTACCCAGAATTTCTTTACGAACAGTCCAAAAACAAAACCCGCGTGGTCATTGGTGGTTCTCACGGAAAAACTACTATTACATCTATGATTCTTCACGTGATGAACTATCATGGCAAGGATGTAGATTACATGGTAGGCGCCCAATTGGAAGGGTTTGACACTATGGTAAAGATAACCGATGACAATGATTTTATGGTGATTGAAGGTGATGAATACCTTTCCTCTCCCATTGACCGTCGCCCAAAATTCCATCTATACAAACCGAACATTGCTTTACTCAGCGGCATTGCGTGGGACCACATCAATGTTTTTCCAACCTATGAAAATTATGTGGAACAGTTTGAAATATTTCTGAAGGAAATAACAAACGGCGGTGCAATTATTTATAATGAAGAAGACGCTGAGGTGAAGCGGGTGGTAGAAGCAGCTGCCAACCCGATCAAGAAATATCCCTATCAAACACCAGCATATTCCGTGGAAGACGGAACCACCCTTTTGGAAACTCCCGAAGGGCCAATGCCGGTGGAAATCTTCGGAAAACACAACTTAAATAATCTGGAAGGTGCCCGCTGGATTTGCCAATTGATGGGTGTAGATGCCGATGATTTTTACGAAGCCATCGCAACCTTCAAAGGTGCAAGCAAACGTTTGGAAAAAATTGCTGAAACCAAAACTGCTGTTGCATATAAAGATTACGCACATTCGCCCAGCAAAGTAAAAGCCACTACCCAAGCGGTTAAAAACCAGTATCCCGAGAGAAAACTCATTGCCTGTTTGGAATTGCACACTTACAGCAGCCTAAACCCGGAATTTTTAAAGGAATATAAAGGCACCTTGGATGCAGCGGATAGTGCGGTAGTTTTCTATTCGCCGCATGCGGTGATGATAAAACAGTTGGAAGAAATAAAAGGTGAGCAGATTGACGAGGCTTTTGATCGAGACGATCTAGTAGTGTTCACCAATCCGGCCGATTTTAAAACGTATCTTTTTTCTCAGGATTATGACAATACTTGCTTGCTTTTAATGAGCAGCGGCAATTATGGAGGGTTGGATTTTGAGGAAGTAAAGAAGTATTTAAAATAA
- a CDS encoding tetratricopeptide repeat protein, giving the protein MRSNDLKLFKHYAHTLFFWMLVPTLLFPLGTVAQNNYQKAEKYFEQENFNKAKPIFEKYLKQNPTDKKTREYLGDIAAYGKNWDTAVSYYESLVKEEGTSANYHFKYGGALGMKALSVSRLRAVTYIGDIKHHLERAATLDPNHIEARWALVEFYIQLPGIIGGSEKKAIAYADELRAISKVDEYLAKGYIAEYSDRPKDAELFYKKAIEVGGSPHTYEKLAGLYEKNNQPMEALETTSKSLKIHKRNQLNYQIGKIAAQYNLQPQYGIECLSQYLANYSIKDGVPKDWAYFRLAQIYKNLGKKEIALTWINKALADRNDFDEAQKEKSLILAM; this is encoded by the coding sequence GTGCGCAGTAACGATTTAAAGTTATTTAAACATTACGCGCATACCTTATTCTTTTGGATGCTAGTGCCTACGCTATTATTTCCACTCGGAACAGTTGCCCAAAACAATTACCAAAAGGCAGAAAAATACTTTGAGCAAGAAAACTTCAACAAGGCAAAACCTATTTTTGAAAAGTATTTAAAACAAAATCCCACTGATAAAAAAACCCGAGAATATTTAGGTGATATAGCAGCTTATGGAAAGAATTGGGATACAGCTGTTTCTTATTATGAAAGCTTAGTCAAAGAAGAAGGAACCAGTGCCAATTACCATTTTAAATATGGCGGTGCTCTGGGGATGAAAGCGCTATCCGTAAGCCGTCTTCGGGCGGTTACATACATTGGCGATATAAAACACCATTTGGAACGAGCAGCAACCCTGGACCCAAACCATATTGAGGCGCGGTGGGCCTTAGTGGAGTTTTACATTCAGTTGCCGGGCATTATCGGTGGAAGTGAAAAAAAAGCAATTGCCTATGCCGATGAATTGAGAGCCATTTCAAAAGTGGACGAATACCTCGCGAAAGGCTACATCGCCGAGTATTCCGACAGACCGAAAGATGCGGAACTATTTTACAAAAAAGCAATTGAAGTGGGCGGTTCACCACATACCTATGAAAAACTTGCAGGTCTTTATGAAAAGAACAATCAGCCAATGGAAGCGTTGGAAACCACTTCAAAATCCTTAAAAATCCATAAGCGCAACCAACTCAATTATCAAATTGGGAAAATTGCAGCGCAGTACAATCTGCAGCCCCAATACGGTATTGAATGCCTTAGCCAATATTTGGCCAACTACTCCATAAAAGATGGCGTCCCCAAGGATTGGGCATACTTCCGTTTGGCGCAGATTTATAAAAATCTCGGCAAAAAGGAAATTGCCCTCACCTGGATAAACAAAGCCTTGGCAGATCGAAATGATTTTGATGAAGCGCAAAAAGAAAAATCACTCATCTTAGCGATGTAA
- a CDS encoding DUF4136 domain-containing protein yields the protein MKLLSILVLSIFFISCGATVAVDYDKQADFSKYSTYNYFPTIDSGLNQLDDSRIMQITDSLLQQRGFVKSDTPQLYINFYARESVSRSRNTIGIGVGGGGGNVGVGVSGGIPIGGRVINQQLTMDFIDVEKDDLVWQAVAEGEMKERATPQQKETYYVSVLQRILAKYPPKDK from the coding sequence ATGAAGTTGCTCTCAATTTTAGTACTCTCCATATTTTTTATTTCCTGTGGCGCCACGGTGGCCGTGGATTATGACAAGCAAGCGGATTTTTCAAAATATTCTACCTATAACTATTTTCCTACGATAGATTCAGGGTTAAACCAATTAGACGATAGCCGTATCATGCAGATTACAGATAGTTTGCTGCAGCAGCGAGGTTTCGTAAAAAGTGACACTCCCCAATTGTACATCAACTTTTATGCGCGCGAGAGCGTTTCCCGCTCACGCAATACTATTGGTATTGGGGTTGGTGGAGGTGGGGGCAACGTGGGCGTGGGCGTAAGCGGTGGCATTCCAATTGGCGGAAGAGTAATAAACCAACAATTGACAATGGATTTTATTGATGTTGAAAAAGACGATTTGGTTTGGCAGGCCGTGGCAGAAGGGGAGATGAAAGAACGTGCAACGCCACAACAAAAAGAAACATATTACGTTTCGGTCTTACAGAGAATTTTAGCGAAATATCCACCAAAAGATAAGTAG
- a CDS encoding T9SS type A sorting domain-containing protein — translation MEDLSAGIYFVEVVTNKGTVTKKIVKE, via the coding sequence ATGGAAGACCTTTCCGCAGGCATCTATTTTGTGGAAGTGGTTACCAATAAAGGTACTGTGACAAAGAAAATTGTTAAAGAATAG
- the obgE gene encoding GTPase ObgE — translation MTEGNFVDYVKVHVTSGKGGQGSKHMRREKYIPKGGPDGGDGGRGGHVIVKANKNLWTLYHLKFKRHFKAEHGEHGSKQTSTGADGADVYIEVPLGTVVRDKETEEILFELTEDGEEKVVAKGGRGGLGNAHFKSATNQTPRYSQPGEEGEEVDIILELKILADVGLVGFPNAGKSTLLSVITAAKPKIANYEFTTLKPNLGIVKYRDFKTFVVADIPGIIEGAAEGKGIGHRFLRHIERNSTLLFLIPADAPDIKEQYDILVDELRRYNPQLLDKERLVAISKSDMLDDELKAEMKKILDKQFKGIPYLFISSVAQQGLTELKDKLWAMLN, via the coding sequence ATGACTGAAGGCAATTTTGTAGATTACGTAAAGGTCCATGTTACTTCCGGAAAGGGAGGACAGGGCAGTAAGCACATGCGTCGGGAAAAGTATATTCCCAAAGGTGGTCCCGATGGTGGTGATGGTGGCCGCGGCGGACACGTAATTGTAAAGGCCAACAAAAACCTTTGGACATTGTACCATTTAAAATTCAAAAGACATTTTAAAGCCGAACACGGCGAACACGGCAGCAAGCAAACAAGCACAGGTGCCGATGGTGCCGATGTTTATATTGAAGTACCCTTGGGTACAGTAGTACGCGATAAGGAAACCGAGGAAATACTCTTTGAGCTCACCGAAGACGGGGAAGAAAAAGTAGTTGCCAAAGGCGGTCGCGGCGGATTAGGGAATGCCCATTTTAAAAGTGCAACCAACCAAACTCCACGCTACTCACAGCCTGGCGAGGAAGGAGAAGAAGTAGATATTATTCTTGAACTTAAAATCCTGGCAGATGTGGGTCTCGTTGGTTTCCCCAATGCCGGTAAATCTACCCTGCTTTCCGTTATTACCGCAGCAAAACCTAAGATTGCTAATTACGAATTCACCACATTGAAGCCAAACTTGGGGATTGTTAAATACCGCGATTTTAAAACTTTTGTAGTTGCGGATATTCCCGGAATCATTGAAGGTGCTGCTGAAGGTAAAGGGATTGGGCATCGTTTTCTTCGCCATATTGAGCGTAACTCTACCTTGCTGTTTTTGATTCCCGCAGATGCACCGGATATTAAGGAACAATACGATATTTTGGTAGATGAGCTGCGCCGTTACAATCCACAACTTTTAGATAAGGAACGTTTAGTAGCCATCAGCAAAAGCGATATGCTAGATGATGAATTGAAAGCCGAGATGAAAAAGATTCTCGACAAACAGTTTAAGGGTATTCCGTATCTGTTTATTTCTTCCGTGGCGCAACAAGGTTTGACAGAGTTAAAGGATAAACTTTGGGCGATGTTGAATTAG